A portion of the Sulfurospirillum diekertiae genome contains these proteins:
- a CDS encoding DUF4006 family protein: protein MENTNRNVFGLNGITGMLIATVLLLSILGVLTFFGLKAQQAVADKPYKITDPQALQMRDAANANQKVIAK, encoded by the coding sequence ATGGAAAATACAAATCGAAACGTCTTTGGACTTAATGGTATTACAGGAATGTTGATAGCAACAGTATTGTTGCTCTCCATTCTTGGGGTATTAACATTCTTTGGATTAAAGGCACAACAAGCAGTTGCTGATAAACCTTATAAGATTACGGATCCGCAAGCACTTCAAATGAGAGATGCTGCGAATGCAAATCAAAAAGTTATAGCAAAATAA